Proteins encoded together in one Streptomyces umbrinus window:
- a CDS encoding DUF58 domain-containing protein, whose translation MALTGRAALLAALGTLPVGIWEPSWTGILAVNVPLALACACDFALAAPVRSLGLTRSGDTSARLGETADVTLTVTNTSNRPLRARIRDAWPPSSWQPGTEIAASRHELTVPAGERRRVTTRLRPTRRGDRHANRVTIRSYGPLGLLARQGSHRVPWTVRVLPPFTSRKHLPSKLARLRELDGRTSVLTRGEGTEFDSLREYVPGDDTRSIDWRATARQTTVAVRTWRPERDRHILLILDTGRTSAGRVGDIPRLDASMDAALLLAALASRAGDRVDLLAYDRRVRALVQGRSAGDVLPSLVNAMARLEPELLETDARGLTSTALRTAPRRSLIVLLTTLDAAPIEEGLLPVLSRLTQRHTVLVASVSDPHIERMAAARGNTEAVYEAAAAAQAQAERHRTAEQLTRHGVTVVDATPNDLPPALADAYLALKAAGRL comes from the coding sequence ATGGCCCTCACCGGCCGCGCCGCCCTCCTGGCGGCCCTCGGCACCCTCCCCGTCGGCATCTGGGAACCCAGCTGGACAGGCATCCTCGCCGTGAACGTCCCGCTGGCCCTCGCCTGCGCCTGCGACTTCGCCCTGGCAGCCCCCGTACGCAGCCTCGGCCTGACCCGCTCCGGCGACACCTCGGCACGCCTCGGAGAAACAGCCGACGTCACCCTCACGGTCACCAACACGTCCAACCGCCCTCTGCGCGCCCGCATCCGCGACGCCTGGCCCCCGAGCAGCTGGCAGCCCGGCACGGAGATCGCCGCGTCCCGCCACGAACTCACGGTCCCCGCAGGCGAACGCCGACGCGTCACAACCCGTCTGCGCCCCACCCGCCGCGGCGACCGCCACGCGAACCGCGTCACCATCCGCTCGTACGGCCCACTCGGCCTCCTCGCCCGCCAGGGCAGCCACAGAGTCCCCTGGACGGTACGCGTCCTGCCCCCCTTCACCAGCCGCAAGCACCTGCCCTCGAAGCTGGCTCGCCTGCGCGAACTCGACGGTCGCACCAGCGTCCTGACCCGCGGCGAGGGCACGGAATTCGACAGCCTCCGCGAGTACGTCCCCGGCGACGACACCCGCTCGATCGACTGGCGCGCCACCGCCCGCCAGACCACGGTCGCCGTACGCACCTGGCGCCCCGAACGCGACCGACACATCCTCCTGATCCTCGACACGGGCCGCACGTCGGCGGGCCGCGTCGGAGACATCCCCCGCCTCGACGCCTCCATGGACGCGGCCCTCCTCCTCGCAGCCCTGGCCTCCCGAGCCGGCGACCGCGTGGACCTCCTCGCATACGACCGTCGCGTACGGGCCCTCGTACAGGGCCGGTCCGCAGGCGATGTCCTTCCCTCCCTGGTCAACGCCATGGCCCGTCTCGAACCGGAACTCCTCGAAACGGACGCCCGCGGCCTGACCTCCACCGCTCTCCGCACGGCCCCCCGCCGCTCCCTGATCGTGCTCCTCACGACCCTCGACGCGGCCCCCATCGAGGAAGGCCTGCTTCCCGTACTCTCCCGCCTCACCCAGCGCCACACAGTCCTCGTCGCTTCGGTGTCCGACCCCCACATAGAGCGCATGGCAGCCGCAAGGGGAAACACCGAAGCCGTGTACGAGGCCGCCGCGGCAGCACAGGCTCAGGCAGAGCGTCACCGCACCGCGGAACAACTCACCCGCCACGGCGTGACTGTCGTCGACGCCACCCCGAACGACCTGCCGCCGGCCTTGGCGGACGCGTATCTGGCACTCAAGGCAGCGGGCCGCCTTTAA
- a CDS encoding AAA family ATPase, with amino-acid sequence MMAPTTDNAGYTGDPGTARSSLEALRAEIAKAVVGQDPAVTGLVVALLCRGHVLLEGVPGVAKTLLVRALASALELDTKRVQFTPDLMPSDITGSLVYDSRTAKFSFQPGPVFTNLLLADEINRTPPKTQSSLLEAMEERQVTVDGTPRPLPEPFLVAATQNPVEYEGTYPLPEAQLDRFLLKLTIPLPSRQDEINVLSRHAEGFNPRDLRAAGVRPVAGPGDLEAARAAVAKTTVSPEITGYVVDICRATRESPSLTLGVSPRGATALQATARAWAWLTGRDYVIPDDVKALALPTLRHRIQLRPEAEMEGVTADSVINAILAHVPVPR; translated from the coding sequence ATGATGGCCCCGACCACTGACAACGCCGGGTACACCGGGGATCCGGGCACCGCCCGCTCCTCCCTGGAAGCCCTGCGCGCCGAGATCGCCAAAGCCGTGGTCGGCCAGGACCCCGCCGTGACCGGCCTCGTCGTCGCCCTCCTCTGCCGCGGACACGTCCTGCTCGAAGGGGTCCCCGGAGTCGCCAAGACGCTGCTCGTCCGGGCCCTGGCATCCGCACTCGAACTCGACACCAAGCGCGTCCAGTTCACCCCCGACCTGATGCCGAGCGACATCACGGGCTCCCTCGTCTACGACTCCCGCACCGCCAAGTTCTCCTTCCAGCCGGGCCCGGTCTTCACGAACCTCCTCCTCGCCGACGAGATCAACCGCACCCCGCCCAAGACCCAGTCCTCGCTCCTCGAAGCGATGGAGGAACGCCAGGTCACGGTCGACGGCACCCCCCGCCCGCTCCCCGAGCCGTTCCTGGTCGCCGCAACCCAGAACCCGGTCGAGTACGAAGGCACGTACCCCCTCCCCGAAGCCCAGCTGGACCGTTTCCTCCTGAAGCTGACGATCCCTCTCCCGTCCCGCCAGGACGAGATAAACGTCCTCAGCCGCCACGCGGAGGGCTTCAACCCGCGCGACCTGCGCGCCGCCGGCGTACGCCCCGTCGCCGGCCCCGGGGACCTCGAAGCCGCCCGCGCGGCGGTCGCCAAGACCACGGTCTCCCCGGAAATCACCGGCTACGTAGTGGACATCTGCCGCGCCACCCGCGAATCCCCGTCCCTCACCCTCGGCGTCTCCCCGCGTGGCGCGACGGCGCTCCAGGCCACGGCCCGCGCCTGGGCCTGGCTGACCGGCCGCGACTACGTCATCCCCGACGACGTGAAAGCCCTCGCGCTCCCGACCCTCCGCCACCGCATCCAACTCCGCCCGGAAGCAGAGATGGAGGGCGTGACGGCCGACTCGGTCATCAACGCGATCCTCGCCCACGTCCCCGTACCCCGCTGA
- a CDS encoding DUF4350 domain-containing protein — protein MTTEAPAPEAPEATPPSTSASPTARQLWTRSRGVLLALVVLLAAAVAIAAVRSDAESGSLDPRSADPSGSRAVAELLADRGVSTRVVTTLEEAAAAAGPDTTLLVARPDLLTDRQQDSFHSAVTNAGGRTVLVAPTTPSVGTLAPGVDADPAPSFDTTLSPNCSLPAARRAGKAETGGIRYTTTAPGADSCYPGDGLPTLLRIPAAEGNGDTVVLGAPDILQNERLDKQGNASLALQLLGSRPHLVWYLPSLSDDSATDAGDRSFLDLMPSGWLWGTLQLFFAAILAALWRARRLGPLVPEKLPVAIRASETVEGRARLYRKSNARDRAAAALRSTTRTRLAPLVGVSPAQAHAPEALLPALSAQLRREGQALHSLLFGPPPRDDAALIALADQLDALEREVRRP, from the coding sequence GTGACCACCGAGGCCCCCGCACCCGAGGCGCCCGAGGCCACCCCGCCGTCCACCTCGGCCTCTCCCACCGCCCGTCAGCTGTGGACCCGCTCGCGCGGTGTGCTGCTCGCGCTCGTGGTCCTCCTGGCGGCGGCCGTCGCCATCGCCGCGGTCCGCTCGGACGCCGAGAGCGGCAGCCTCGACCCGCGCTCCGCAGACCCCTCCGGCAGCCGCGCCGTAGCCGAACTCCTCGCCGACCGAGGTGTGTCCACCCGCGTGGTCACCACCCTGGAAGAGGCCGCAGCCGCTGCCGGCCCCGACACGACCCTGCTGGTCGCCCGCCCCGACCTGCTGACCGACCGTCAGCAGGACAGCTTCCACTCGGCGGTCACGAACGCCGGCGGCCGGACCGTCCTCGTCGCCCCCACCACCCCGTCCGTCGGGACCCTCGCCCCGGGAGTCGACGCCGACCCCGCGCCCAGCTTCGACACCACGCTGTCGCCCAACTGCTCCCTGCCCGCCGCCCGACGAGCCGGCAAGGCCGAAACGGGCGGCATCCGCTACACCACGACCGCGCCCGGCGCCGACTCCTGCTACCCCGGTGACGGCCTGCCCACCCTGCTGCGCATCCCGGCGGCCGAGGGGAACGGCGACACCGTCGTACTCGGTGCTCCCGACATCCTCCAGAACGAACGCCTCGACAAGCAGGGCAACGCCTCGCTCGCCCTCCAACTGCTCGGTTCCCGCCCCCACTTGGTCTGGTACCTCCCCTCGCTCTCCGACGACTCGGCCACCGACGCGGGTGACCGCAGCTTCCTCGACCTGATGCCCTCCGGCTGGCTCTGGGGCACGCTGCAGCTCTTCTTCGCCGCGATCCTGGCCGCCCTCTGGCGCGCCCGCCGCCTCGGCCCGCTCGTGCCCGAGAAACTCCCCGTCGCGATCCGCGCCTCCGAGACCGTCGAAGGCCGCGCCCGCCTCTACCGCAAGTCCAACGCCCGCGACCGCGCCGCCGCGGCTCTGCGCTCCACCACCCGCACCCGCCTCGCCCCCCTCGTCGGCGTTTCCCCCGCCCAGGCGCACGCGCCCGAGGCTCTGCTCCCCGCCCTGTCCGCCCAGCTCCGCCGGGAAGGGCAGGCCCTGCACTCACTCCTCTTCGGGCCGCCGCCCCGCGACGACGCGGCCCTCATCGCTCTCGCCGACCAACTCGACGCCCTCGAAAGAGAGGTACGCCGTCCATGA
- a CDS encoding DUF4129 domain-containing protein: MSLAGGVLTAVLALPRANDTAVLALSRGEGEPPVTIPRDPAQEAARRELSKRMYHENDPSLVERALDAFWEWVDKLFNAASAATPGGALGLLVVVLAALALIGALWWRLGTPRRGPTSAAPLFDDRPRSAAEHRAAAEAHAAQAHWNQAVQERMRAVVRSLEERALLDPRPGRTADEAAAEAGRTLPAHTDRLRAAARDFDDVTYGGRTAGPDTYQRLSQLDRELERTRPVLASSTHNTAHSAHQGAAE; encoded by the coding sequence GTGAGCCTGGCGGGGGGAGTTCTCACAGCGGTGCTGGCGCTGCCACGCGCCAACGACACAGCCGTACTCGCGCTGTCGCGTGGCGAAGGCGAACCGCCGGTCACGATCCCGCGCGACCCCGCGCAGGAAGCGGCCCGGCGCGAGCTGTCCAAGCGGATGTACCACGAGAACGACCCCAGCCTTGTCGAACGCGCCCTGGACGCCTTCTGGGAGTGGGTCGACAAGCTGTTCAACGCCGCCTCCGCCGCGACACCGGGCGGCGCACTCGGCCTCCTCGTCGTCGTCCTGGCGGCCCTGGCCCTCATCGGCGCCCTCTGGTGGCGCCTCGGCACCCCACGCCGCGGCCCGACATCGGCGGCCCCGCTCTTCGACGACCGGCCGCGCAGCGCCGCCGAGCACCGCGCGGCCGCCGAGGCACACGCGGCCCAGGCCCACTGGAACCAGGCTGTCCAGGAGCGCATGCGCGCCGTCGTGCGCTCCTTGGAGGAACGCGCCCTGCTCGACCCCCGCCCCGGCCGCACCGCCGACGAGGCCGCCGCCGAAGCGGGCCGCACACTCCCCGCCCACACGGACCGACTGCGTGCCGCCGCCCGGGACTTCGACGACGTGACGTACGGCGGACGAACGGCCGGCCCGGACACGTACCAACGCCTCTCGCAACTCGACCGCGAACTGGAACGCACCAGGCCGGTCCTCGCGAGCAGCACCCACAACACGGCCCACAGTGCCCACCAGGGGGCCGCCGAGTGA
- a CDS encoding glycerophosphoryl diester phosphodiesterase membrane domain-containing protein, whose translation MKDTPGWASPGSAPSDGQNGQEPTASGPAEPADRPGPTEPAGQPGADPSGPGPKWSKEQPPPAQWPSPGSPQDTPPPPPPNPGWGGGQPPAGPGWGGQPPAGPGGYGGYGGPGGYGGPGGYGPGGHPGWGGGWGGPPPAAKPGVIPLRPLGVGEILDGAVSTMRTHWRTVLGISLTVAVFTQIAVILLQGFVLDDSASTETLNDPSATAGELSRALGDSLLNSGAVLLITLLGTIVATALLTTVTSRAVLGKSVTTAEAWSDARPQLPKLFGLTFLLPLIAITVGALGTLPGILVGLAGGGDGAIALAVFGGLAAAVVALWLMIRFSLASPALMLEKQSVLKSMSRSAKLVRGSWWRVFGIQLLATIIANIVASIIVIPFAFLASALSGEGVTGFLNTGTGDLGWTFLVISGIGSVIGSMLTFPITAGVSVLLYIDQRIRREALDLDLARAAGVQDYGSGAPGSTPGS comes from the coding sequence ATGAAAGACACTCCGGGCTGGGCATCGCCCGGATCTGCCCCCTCCGACGGGCAGAACGGACAGGAGCCGACGGCTTCCGGCCCTGCCGAGCCCGCGGACCGGCCCGGTCCCACGGAGCCTGCGGGCCAACCGGGCGCCGACCCGTCCGGCCCCGGCCCGAAATGGTCCAAGGAGCAGCCCCCGCCGGCCCAGTGGCCGTCCCCCGGCAGCCCCCAGGACACCCCGCCGCCACCCCCGCCCAACCCCGGCTGGGGCGGCGGCCAGCCCCCCGCGGGCCCGGGCTGGGGCGGCCAACCGCCCGCCGGCCCCGGCGGGTACGGCGGCTACGGAGGTCCTGGTGGCTACGGCGGCCCCGGCGGTTACGGCCCCGGCGGACACCCGGGCTGGGGAGGCGGCTGGGGCGGTCCCCCGCCCGCGGCCAAGCCCGGCGTCATCCCGCTCCGCCCGCTCGGCGTCGGCGAGATCCTCGACGGCGCGGTGTCGACGATGCGTACGCACTGGCGCACCGTGCTCGGTATCTCGCTGACTGTGGCGGTCTTCACGCAGATCGCCGTGATCCTGCTCCAGGGCTTCGTCCTGGACGACAGCGCCAGCACGGAGACCCTCAACGACCCCAGCGCCACCGCCGGCGAACTGTCGCGCGCCCTGGGCGACAGCCTCCTGAACTCCGGCGCCGTCCTGCTGATCACCCTGCTCGGCACGATCGTGGCGACCGCCCTGCTCACGACCGTGACCAGCCGCGCCGTGCTCGGCAAGTCGGTGACCACCGCGGAGGCCTGGAGCGACGCCCGGCCGCAGCTGCCCAAGCTCTTCGGCCTGACCTTCCTGCTGCCGCTCATCGCCATCACGGTCGGCGCCCTGGGCACACTGCCCGGCATCCTCGTCGGCCTCGCCGGCGGAGGTGACGGCGCCATCGCGCTCGCCGTCTTCGGCGGCCTGGCCGCGGCCGTCGTCGCGCTCTGGCTGATGATCCGCTTCTCGCTGGCCTCGCCCGCCCTGATGCTGGAGAAGCAGAGCGTTCTGAAGTCGATGAGCCGCTCCGCGAAGCTCGTCCGCGGCTCCTGGTGGCGGGTCTTCGGCATCCAGCTGCTCGCCACGATCATCGCGAACATCGTGGCGTCGATCATCGTGATCCCCTTCGCCTTCCTCGCCTCCGCGCTCAGCGGCGAGGGGGTCACCGGCTTCCTCAACACCGGCACCGGCGACCTCGGCTGGACGTTCCTCGTCATCAGCGGGATCGGCTCGGTGATCGGCTCCATGCTCACCTTCCCGATCACCGCCGGCGTCTCCGTGCTCCTCTACATCGACCAGCGCATCCGCCGCGAGGCACTCGACCTCGACCTGGCCCGCGCGGCCGGCGTCCAGGACTACGGCTCCGGCGCACCCGGCTCCACCCCGGGGAGCTGA
- the mtnA gene encoding S-methyl-5-thioribose-1-phosphate isomerase, which yields MADQYAQSRENQRPTEIPAIRWDEPPEGPVLVLLDQTRLPAEEVELVCTDAPALVEAIRTLAVRGAPLLGIAGAYGVALAAARGFDVDEAAASLASARPTAVNLSYGARRAQAAHLAALRGGGDQKQAADAALAAARALHAEDAEASARMATHGLALLDELLPGGNHRILTHCNTGALVSGGEGTAFAVALAAHRAGRLRRLWVDETRPLLQGARLTAYEAARSGMAYTLLTDNAAGSLFSAGEVDAVLIGADRIAADGSVANKVGSYPLAVLARYHHVPFIVVAPVTTVDPDTPNGAAIEVEQRAGHEVTEITAPQVPVAGAEAGGGIPVAPLGTQAYNPAFDVTPPELVTAIVTEEGAVSPVTAEALEELCDRSRQVTI from the coding sequence ATGGCTGATCAGTACGCGCAATCCCGCGAGAACCAGCGGCCCACCGAGATTCCGGCGATCCGTTGGGACGAGCCGCCGGAAGGCCCTGTGCTGGTCCTCCTCGACCAGACACGGCTGCCCGCCGAGGAGGTCGAGCTGGTGTGCACGGACGCGCCCGCCCTCGTGGAGGCGATCCGTACGCTCGCCGTTCGCGGGGCGCCGCTGCTCGGCATCGCCGGGGCCTACGGGGTCGCGCTCGCCGCCGCCCGAGGGTTCGACGTGGACGAGGCCGCGGCCTCGCTCGCCAGTGCCCGGCCGACCGCGGTGAACCTCTCGTACGGGGCGCGCAGGGCCCAGGCGGCCCACCTCGCGGCCCTGCGAGGCGGTGGTGACCAGAAGCAGGCCGCCGATGCCGCGCTGGCCGCAGCGAGGGCGCTGCACGCGGAGGACGCCGAGGCCAGCGCCCGGATGGCCACGCACGGGCTGGCGCTTCTCGATGAGCTTTTGCCCGGCGGAAACCACCGGATCCTGACGCACTGCAACACCGGTGCGCTGGTGTCCGGGGGCGAGGGCACGGCGTTCGCGGTGGCCCTCGCGGCGCACCGGGCGGGGCGGCTGCGCAGGCTCTGGGTGGACGAGACGCGGCCGTTGCTGCAAGGTGCTCGCCTGACGGCCTATGAGGCGGCGCGGAGCGGAATGGCGTACACCTTGCTCACGGACAACGCGGCGGGATCGCTGTTCTCGGCGGGAGAGGTGGACGCGGTGCTGATCGGTGCCGACCGGATCGCGGCCGACGGTTCGGTGGCGAACAAGGTGGGGAGCTATCCGCTCGCGGTGCTGGCCAGGTACCACCATGTGCCATTCATCGTGGTGGCGCCGGTGACGACGGTGGATCCGGACACTCCGAACGGAGCAGCGATCGAGGTCGAGCAGCGTGCCGGACATGAAGTGACGGAGATCACAGCACCCCAGGTGCCGGTGGCGGGAGCGGAAGCGGGAGGCGGGATACCGGTGGCACCCCTGGGGACCCAGGCGTACAACCCGGCGTTCGACGTGACGCCGCCCGAGCTGGTGACTGCGATCGTCACCGAGGAGGGCGCCGTGTCTCCTGTGACGGCTGAGGCGCTAGAAGAGCTGTGTGACAGGTCACGCCAGGTAACGATTTAG